The Choristoneura fumiferana chromosome 5, NRCan_CFum_1, whole genome shotgun sequence region agtttaataaaattaaataattacctaAAGTGTTAGTAATTTCGAAGGATTATGAATAAGTCTAAAGTTGAATGTTATTTTAGAGTGAAATCTAAacaagtacataataatatgtaaagttTGGACTTCATTTGCGTCTGTTGCTTAACTGAAGACCCAAaatcaaataacaataaatcacGAACAAAAAACATGCAAcactaattaaattacaatccattattttttaacaaagtaCAGCCAGTAACAACTATCTATTTgggtaagtacttaagtataaataatattcatgcaaaatttacaacaaaaataaactacACCTACATAGTCTCATAAAAGTTAAGTAATCAAATTATAACTTAATCCAATATCAGTgtatataataatgtatataATGAAACAATTTTGTTTCTGACTGTATTGCTAACTACTTCATTATGAACCAGTAGGTAATTATTTCTTCATGCAAAAAAATGCTTCATGCGTTACATGTTACATTCAGGTATATACTGTGTATTtggttaatttattacaatgttaAGGCCGAAACAGTTATATGGATGTTTGTGTCAGTGTACGagtcttcatttatttttggcagaaaaaaattgaaataccAGAACAAAATCAGTTAATGTATAGGATTCTTAATAATCTTTTGTggtatattttcaatttaattctgATTTTCGTGTTTTATGAACTTATAGATGAATCGCTGGGCAAGGCTAGTTCGTGATCAAAATTAGCAGATGCTATGGTCCAAGTATCCATGGGGTACCATATTCACTCGTCAAATTTAGCTACCAGTAGCGCTATCTGTATAATCATTGTAAACTATTGCACACATTGTgataagcgccatctagcgtcgaCTGCCACAACTGCGACGTCATGCGACGTACCGCACTGGGACCGTGGCGTGGGGGTCGAATATGCGTAGCAACGGCGTTATGTCTTCGGTGAAACGAGGGGGGCGCCACTTGCGGTACacactgtttttattatttcaatgtttttatattttttcatgatCCTGATGACGAGAACTTTGATTGTGTCTGTCTGATGCGAGCTACCAGTAGAGGCTATTAGTgtgataaaattttattttaaagattacGTTGATTGAAGTTTGATCCAATTAGTAATTACTGGGAACTCGCACAGGTATGCATCATTTTGTAGCTTTTTACTATCACTAAGTGATACATATTGTTATGTACTATGACATATTGATTAAACACTGGTTATATCTATCTACATTGCAGTGGACAAGATCAATCTCTAtctacaatataaaatatagagtaagttacaaaataattactACGGACAATTTAACAAACATATACTACAAAATATAGACTATAAAGATAAACTGGACGATTAAAGTTAATCTTGCATGAAAAACTATATGTTAAAAGAAAGTGACCAATACTTTGAGAAAACAAGAAGTTCATATTATCtgtattaaaattttgaaagttttCTACATAGGTAGATTAATCAAATCCAGTATGTTTACTTAACTACCCGCCACCGATTTTGAGTGGTCAACAGAACTGTCCCCTCAAAACTGTGCGAAAGAGAATTTTTAATTGACGCGTGCGCACTCAGAATAGTGTCGGGCAGTACCCAGCTAAAGCTTGTGTCGCCCTCTATTGGACGGGTATTGCACCTTTGATAGCTCGCTGCTTAATGCAAATACCATAGATACAAAAGTGAAACCATGGAGTTCGCTTACCTTCTTAGAGCATGATGGTCAGCATCGGGCTCTGGATCGCTGTCCAGATGCAGCCTGTCCCCCCAAGTGGCTTTCAGGTAGGACACGCGACGCATCGCGCGTTCCTCCTCTGCTGGTAAACAGACATACAAAATACTATGTAAATACTGATAATTTAACATGTAAACAACAGGTTTATctagtataaaaataatgataaaggATAAATTAATATAGGAAGAACGATAACTGACTCTTAAGACTATCTTATCTAAATATTCCCTAGATTATGCACAGCCAGTGATTAACTCCACTTTTATTATGGTCCTACTATTTTTAACGTGAAATTACAACGTAAAGTTACAGTGCGTCATTCATTTATCGCCTTTTCTCTTTCTCACTCATTCGATTAGACGAATGTAGCTACAgaaaaaaatgagaaatacTAACCACCAAGTTGAGCATCTTTCTTTTGTCTTCTTGTCACCAAATCATCGGCAAAACCTGTCGATCGAAAACACGCTTAGAAACACATCGTGCAACATCACACAGCACAACATTagtatatatattaaacaccgATGTTTACGAACGATTAGTCGGCATTAGTAGCACACCTAGAAGCACACTGAACGCATTCCGTTAGTACGTGATGAGAAGGTTAGACCGGTCGCTCCCCCGATCATACTTCGAAGCAATGTCTAAAGCTAGACGTTGCTTTGAAACATTTCAGCCTTAAGACACTATCTTGGGGCAAAGATCGGTTAGCTAATTAAGATCTGGTTAGGTTAAGTACCTAAGTTTAAATGGTGTTCTGATCAGAGCCGGTAGTTGTCATTAATGCAGAAGATTATTTACGGACTGTTGATTCAGGGGGAGCGAGAGCATTCCAAGAAGAAGATGAGGCGTGTCGCAGGCTGGACCTGAGTCGGCTGGCGTGCTCGGCGTGGGCGATGGCGAGGCCGGCGACGTGGCGGCCGAAACCGAGGCCGAGCTGCCGGCTGACGGCGGCGCCAGGCTCAGCTGCGTCGGCCTCTGCGGACCATCGCCCTGCAGCCCGTTCATCGCACCAGGCAGCGACACCCGGTTCATTGCCTCCATTTGCTCCCTGTTCAGCCCCATACGTCTCTTCGCGTGACTGCCATCTTGGAGCGGTAACAGTGCTATTAGAGGTGCTTCAAGCTCCGCGTGATCTCTAAACATTGTGCTGCGTTTTTTTGATACCTACGTTTATTTAGATCATGCGATTGTTACACGCGAGTTTGCTCATTGGCGATCCATTCCAGTTTTAATTGTCGTGTTAGGCGGACACGTAAAGCTGCAGATAGTAACTAGTCGCATAACATACACAAGGTTTTCGATGGTAAAAACGCAGCACAAAATGGTAAGTCAGATAATAACTTAACTTTTTATACTTACCGGTAAATAAAGATTTACGATTATCGTTCTTTATGCTatcgttaattttaaattaaagtgtggtggataatgaaaataaataatgatctacttgaaatataaaaaaatatatactgtgGACATCGTTACCTGTGGCATGATGTCTTCTAATGGGTAATCCTTCACTGCCTGTACTATTTGACCTTGTTCGCATTTGAACCTTTTCTGTTTCTGaaagttaaatacatattattttattatgttgaaAACTTTTCTACATAAGGTCAGTAGAACTAAAACATACTAAGGCGACGTTATATAAATACTAACCGGGAACATATTTTTCAGGGGGTGGACAATGTAGGTATTTACTGCCGGTGATCATCAACTGGTTTCCTGATAAGCTACTGCTACCTCCTAGGGGTATTTCATGCTCTAAATCTGAAAATAGAAACAGTATTATTTTAGTatcttaaaatattgtatatacTACGAGCGATTTTTTAAGTTTCCAAGAAAACAGAACCTTCAATTCAAGCATCACGATGTACGCCAATCTATGGAGTAAACTACGAGTATgctcagaatattaaaatattacgcTCTTGTTATTATTCCTACCTTGTTGCGGTTGTACATCGAGCGACCTGGCTTCTCTCCTTGCGGTTCTAGTCTCAAACTCTTTCCTGCGTAGCGCTACACTTGGCTCGAGGCGAGTAGTGGTTAGCCTGGCTAGCTCGCTACGAGCGACCTCTGTGCGTCGCTCGCCGCCACCTCGAGCCTCTTCCAACTGTCTCGTTCGTGCCGTCACTAACTGAAGCTCCGGAATCGGGTATCTACAATCAAAAGTCATTTAAGATTGTTAAACTTGTCCTAAAAGACTTGCAACTGTACAAGTTCTAATTTGAGTAGTCGTACCTGCTATCATGATTACTCGTTGACGCCGCCTCCTGATACTCAGGAGAAGACCCATTATTAATAGATCCATTATTATTACTTGGCGTTGTTTCTTGTATCTTCGATAGAGTTGTTACAAATTGGCTCTTGTCCGGTTTTAGCCTTTGTTTTTCGTTGTGAGTTCCATTGACTTCTCCATATCCACTGAAGGTTCCGCTATCTACACTCGCTGAACAGTCATCTTTTTTCTGTTCCTGATTTTGTTGGGGTAATAACGGAGGAGGTGACGCGGCAAGAGGCGGAGAGGCGGGGGGTGGCCATGCAGGTTTTTGTAGTTTCTGCGGTCTGGCGTAGAACTCTTTCTGTTTTATAGGCGGTGGGACGTCGGGGGTGACCCAACCGGTGGGTTGGCTAGGGCGTCGAAGGAAGGCCTCTTTTTGTTCGAGACTCTTTCGTATTCGGGATAAGATAATCGAGTCGTCTAATTCTCTGCCGGTTAAGGTTGAGTTCGAGTCGAAGGAGCCAAGGCTATCTTTGCTTTCTGTGGCCGATGATGGTAGTGACGTGTCTGATTCTCGTCTACtgcaaaagtaaataaaaattagtaaTCATCTCGTCTCGACATGGTTATGGGCTTCTAgtgtaaataattatgttttattttacccgTCGTGTAGCAGATGGTGGGGTGTGGCAGGAAGTCGCGGCGCGTCGTATCGGGTCGGTGCCAGTGAGGCTACGCTCGCATACTCCGGGTCTTCGCGTCGCCCTGGGGTCTGCGGGGCCGGCAGCGCAGCCCGAGGCCTCCGGTACGCATCGAAAAGCCGCGACTCGTGTTCTGTGATCGGCGCCGGCATTTCAATGTGCCGCTGGTTTGATTCTGGGTTGTAGGCGGCTTCGCTGAAATACTGAAATTAAAGAAACAGTTTACATCTCCTGTCAAAGACatgaaatattaaattactaatatgaGATATCTCGACATGTGTAGGTGTATGTTTGAATAAGTAAAAGACAAGGAAGACTAAAATTCCTGTAAAGGCAAAGATCTCTTCTTTTGGTGAAACAAATGTGTTCCTATAAATAACtcgtaagtgtttttttttgtgatactgacttttggcttaggagggcagatttacatttttatttatctacgaGTAGGTCACTAACCAGAAGATCATCAAATCACAGATTGCACAATGTTACtatgtataaaattttatacacaAGTTTGACAGCAGTTATTGTTCACCTACCAACCGGCACACCGCTAACGGTGTTAGTAGCAGTGCTCTATGTGGTGATGGAGCAATAATCAAACCAAGAAGCTTGTCACTCACCCGTTGCAAGAGATCGTGGTCTCTCGGCACGACAGTGAGCCTCAGCGTGAAGGGTTCCCGCTGCGCCAGCTGCACTACCCTGGCGTAGGGCGCGCGGCCGCGGCCGCAGGCCACGGGCTCCCCGTTCACCGCCAGTACGCGGTCGCCCGCGCGcagccccgccgccgccgccggcccgCCCGGCCGCACCGACCTCACGAAGATGGTGTCCATTGGAGCGCCGACCGCGCCCACCGCGAGGTGGCGCGCATCCTCGTATAAATCCTGGAAAATTTAACACGTATTTTTATAGTTGCTGGACTgtctataataaatttattttctctaatatgcttggaaatgtccgccaaactgtcgcaaacatagtacacgaagttcttccttatagacTGCCAGAAACAAATTCTACTCATCCacgaaccgatatggcggcgtttcatgatatgcctagtaatttcatgatctgcttaaacaggccaaatcatgaaatagcgGAATCtttttctcaagcgatactttgaagaagGACGCCGCCGCGCTAAAACTGCTCGCGTTCAGTTGCAATATATATTCCAATTTGAGTACTTCCCCTATCCATAGTACTTATGTATATACTTATGTATAGTACTTATGTACTACCCACATGCAGGCGCGGTCGCAGCCTGAAATTTTGGAGGGGGccactaataataatacctacatcGCGGGTAGGggcaaaaaattgcttttttttgggattttttaGAATATTTCTCTATCTGACGTACGATTTTAGGCCATGTCCCTGTGACCGTCTCCTTCGGACCGCGCCTGCCCacatgtttacaaaacaaaattaaaaatatgtacctgcAGGGAATCCGGCGGGTACACAACAAGATGTCTCAAGGTGAATCCGAACCCGTGGCGCGAGTCGGGTCTCTGGATGACGATggtgcgcggcgcggcggcgagcgcggcgggcggcgcgggcgccgacGTCGGCGGCGGCAGGGCCAGCGGGACGTGCACGACCGGTGGAGGCTGTGGACaaccattaaataaatatcaagggtcAATTTGTATACTTTATTTAGCTATGGATGAGATTGGCACATCACTGGGCAAAGTAGCGCGAAATGGAGGCCTTTACAAATAAGGtttagataagaaaaaaaaacttagcgaCACCGGTTTTACTGacgtatttatttactaatttagtatttgattattttatttctatggcATAATCGTTTGAGCTTTATTACACGAATTTTAGTCAATCGGAcaatacattacattaaaaaataggtaagttaaaactgacttttaaattattattaggtcGTTACTTACAAGGgaagctaataaaataaattaaaaagacaAAAGCTTTTTGCGATATTTTAATCCTATTGAATATCCAATACGAAGATTATACGTATGCTACTTttataacttataataaaaGTTGATGAAAAGCAAAACGAATGAACGAGTATAACCGGCTGCATGGAGCTCGTATAATATTCTAG contains the following coding sequences:
- the LOC141428304 gene encoding rho GTPase-activating protein 23-like isoform X7, whose protein sequence is MMQGLLESLYKIYTDWRAPMGDESEGRARRAPAPPPRQPARPPEPRSRSDIIALPAPPRLIRPSEHLALVEWSERRHPPLVPTVTVIQGPRPTLPPPPVHRPVAPPQPRMPAPTPPSIMRLPQPRRDIQPPPVVHVPLALPPPTSAPAPPAALAAAPRTIVIQRPDSRHGFGFTLRHLVVYPPDSLQDLYEDARHLAVGAVGAPMDTIFVRSVRPGGPAAAAGLRAGDRVLAVNGEPVACGRGRAPYARVVQLAQREPFTLRLTVVPRDHDLLQRYFSEAAYNPESNQRHIEMPAPITEHESRLFDAYRRPRAALPAPQTPGRREDPEYASVASLAPTRYDAPRLPATPHHLLHDGRRESDTSLPSSATESKDSLGSFDSNSTLTGRELDDSIILSRIRKSLEQKEAFLRRPSQPTGWVTPDVPPPIKQKEFYARPQKLQKPAWPPPASPPLAASPPPLLPQQNQEQKKDDCSASVDSGTFSGYGEVNGTHNEKQRLKPDKSQFVTTLSKIQETTPSNNNGSINNGSSPEYQEAASTSNHDSRYPIPELQLVTARTRQLEEARGGGERRTEVARSELARLTTTRLEPSVALRRKEFETRTARREARSLDVQPQQDLEHEIPLGGSSSLSGNQLMITGSKYLHCPPPEKYVPETEKVQMRTRSNSTGSEGLPIRRHHATDGSHAKRRMGLNREQMEAMNRVSLPGAMNGLQGDGPQRPTQLSLAPPSAGSSASVSAATSPASPSPTPSTPADSGFADDLVTRRQKKDAQLGAEEERAMRRVSYLKATWGDRLHLDSDPEPDADHHALRSVYRKWRPPRFTEDITPLLRIFDPHATVPVRPDKKGEEGSLESAVEPIEGDVQGNVQIKMVVSNGKRASDRSWKQVWAVLHGAKLHLYRHHPSQSPGAVSGSTPGAESSRDTLDMRYSLAALADDYTKRKHVVRVTTAAGAELLLQAEGPADAQRWLAALRRHSAEPPPAEAAPAPAAECPSPLPPQRSKKIGRNRSPTGPPTPTLPSSPKNKTWKGRMAKQLRRMHGGGAAAAPAPASGWLGAPLERCPADPEHPLVPRAVTLPAHAVEAYGLRTVGVYRVPGNAAGVAALAAALDRGEPPPEGDARWADVHVASSLLKAYLRRLPDPLLTAEMYPAFIAADRSPERARELRRLVLSLPDPHYETLKYLIQHLRRVVAHSSYNKMEARNLAIVFGPTLVRAASDDMLAMVNDMSSQCRIIESFLTHYDWYFEEDEGDPPVEPPPAAEEHAPAPSRDLLIHNVKKIEGKDVSTRDIVSSIISAANRKIQRKPRSKPSTDSKKWVEPDKGRAESSPGASPPNSPLTSPPAHLTTTLADYDGLPHRFSRSHEGANKVEIESISVLGRGRQELSRHTHTLQSFSIDGVQY